One Tamandua tetradactyla isolate mTamTet1 chromosome 20, mTamTet1.pri, whole genome shotgun sequence DNA segment encodes these proteins:
- the TRIM7 gene encoding E3 ubiquitin-protein ligase TRIM7, which translates to MAAVGPRTGPGAGAEALALAAELQGEATCSICLELFREPVSVECGHSFCRACISRCWERPASGAPAAPPARSSPLPCPQCREPTRPDHLRPNRQLAAVAALLRRFSLPAAAGGERGRREAAASCGLHGEPLKLFCQDDGRAICVVCDRAREHRSHAVLPLDEAVQEAKELLEARLRVLKKELEEYEMFRSTEEKESRELLKQMAAEQEKVGAEFQALRAFLVEQEGRLLGRLEELSREVTQKQNENLALLGGEIALLSKLSSQIQETARKSDLDFLQEFKNTLNRCSSVPGAKPTTVSSEMKNKVWNVSLKSFVLKGLLKKFKEDLREELEKEEKVELTLDPDTANPRLILSLDLKSVRLGQQVQDVPSHPRRFNTNTRVLASCGFSSGRHHWEVEVGSKDGWAFGVARESVRRKGLTPFTPEEGVWALQLNSGQYWAVTSPERTPLSCGPLSRVRVALDLEVGAVSFYAAEDMRHLYTFRVNFHERVFPLFSVCSTGTYLRIWP; encoded by the exons ATGGCGGCCGTGGGACCCCGGACAGGCCCGGGGGCCGGGGCCGAGGCGCTGGCGCTGGCTGCAGAGCTGCAGGGCGAGGCGACGTGCTCCATCTGCCTGGAGCTCTTCCGGGAGCCCGTGTCTGTCGAGTGTGGCCACAGCTTCTGCCGCGCGTGCATCTCGCGCTGCTGGGAGCGCCCGGCTTCCGGGGCCCCCGCCGCGCCCCCTGCCCGGTCCAGCCCTCTTCCCTGCCCGCAGTGCCGCGAGCCGACGCGCCCGGACCACCTGCGGCCCAACCGGCAGCTGGCCGCCGTGGCCGCGCTGCTGCGGCGATTCAGCCTGCCCGCGGCCGCCGGCGGGGAGCGCGGACGGCGGGAGGCGGCGGCCAGCTGCGGGCTGCACGGAGAGCCGCTCAAGCTCTTTTGCCAGGACGACGGGCGCGCCATTTGCGTGGTGTGCGACCGTGCCCGCGAGCACCGCTCACACGCGGTGCTGCCACTGGACGAGGCGGTGCAAGAGGCCAAG GAGCTCCTGGAGGCCAGGCTGAGGGTCCTGAAGAAGGAGCTGGAGGAGTATGAGATGTTCAGGTCCACAGAGGAAAAGGAGAGCAGGGAGCTCCTG AAGCAGATGGCGGCCGAGCAGGAGAAGGTGGGGGCTGAGTTCCAGGCGCTGCGTGCCTTCCTGGTGGAGCAGGAGGGCCGGCTGCTGGGCCGCCTGGAGGAGCTGTCCAGGGAGGTGACGCAGAAGCAGAATGAAAACCTGGCCTTGCTCGGGGGAGAGATCGCCCTGCTCTCCAAGCTCAGCAGCCAGATCCAGGAGACAGCTCGCAAGTCCGACCTGGACTTTCTCCAG gAGTTCAAAAACACATTGAACAG GTGCAGCAGTGTTCCTGGTGCCAAGCCCACCACAGTCTCTtctgaaatgaagaataaagtcTGGAACGTTTCCCTCAAGTCTTTTGTCTTAAAGGGGCTGCTCAAGAAGTTTAAAG AGGATCTTCGtgaagagctggagaaagaggagaaag TGGAGCTGACCCTGGACCCCGACACGGCCAACCCGCGCCTCATCCTCTCTTTGGACCTTAAGAGCGTGCGCCTTGGCCAGCAGGTCCAGGATGTGCCCAGCCACCCGCGGCGCTTCAACACCAACACGCGGGTGCTGGCGTCGTGCGGCTTCTCGTCGGGCCGCCACCACTGGGAGGTGGAGGTGGGCTCCAAGGATGGCTGGGCCTTCGGGGTGGCACGTGAGAGCGTCCGCCGCAAGGGCCTCACGCCCTTCACCCCCGAGGAGGGCGTGTGGGCGCTGCAGCTCAACAGCGGGCAGTACTGGGCAGTGACCAGCCCTGAACGGACACCCCTCAGCTGCGGGCCCCTGTCGCGTGTGCGGGTGGCGCTGGACCTGGAGGTGGGGGCTGTGTCCTTCTACGCGGCGGAGGACATGCGCCACCTCTACACCTTCCGCGTCAACTTTCACGAGCGTGTGTTCCCCCTGTTTTCCGTCTGCTCCACGGGCACCTACTTGCGAATCTGGCCTTGA